A genomic segment from Malaclemys terrapin pileata isolate rMalTer1 chromosome 1, rMalTer1.hap1, whole genome shotgun sequence encodes:
- the LATS2 gene encoding serine/threonine-protein kinase LATS2 isoform X1, which translates to MRPKTFPATTYSGNSRQRLQEIREGLKQPSKSSGQGLPVGPGSETSLDPKILIGKDAARQQQMRSTAKFGPYQKALREIRYSLLPFANESGTSASTEVNRQMLQELVNVGCDQEMAVRALKQTGSRSIEAALEYISKMGYLDPRNEQIVRVIKQTSPGKGIVPNNVARRPSFEGSNESFPSYHQISNTAYEGTSFGTEGANMLSDVPRTYMDYLLSASQSAAMNAAVQRPSGVASHSTPGSHQQKTYSANMDSPVINYPVTNHNSQALQLQATHGSNSPHYSRQHMMVQGEPMGYGVQRSPSFQNKMQQEGGYANLPNKGTVQNNSGHAFQQAPASLYIHTHHKQTSPSPHQMHVIARGPAFANDFSDSPPQNLIAPSRNSLNMDLYDMNNPQVQQWQTAAPSHRDSLQNPGIETSPRQHVSFRPDASVPSRTNSFNNHQQQQVPVSIRQVPPGKPDPSITSPNTITAVTSAHILQPVKSMRVMRPEPQTAVGPSHPGWLPAQAPPVDSLEIIEQHPLPVGGANAYQLDVDYSNQEPRCPPPPYPKHLLLPGSSEQFDINCLCMGVEQTLRGVPNSTCNKAEENSERNDKSSKNAKVEKTSKDKKQIQTSPVPVRKNGKDEEKRESRIKSYSPFAFKFYMEQHVENVLKTYQQKINRRLQLEQEMAKAGLCEAEQEQMRKILYQKESNYNRLKRAKMDKSMFVKIKTLGIGAFGEVCLACKVDTHALYAMKTLRKKDVLNRNQVAHVKAERDILAEADNEWVVKLYYSFQDKENLYFVMDYIPGGDMMSLLIRMEVFPEHLARFYIAELTLAIESVHKMGFIHRDIKPDNILIDLDGHIKLTDFGLCTGFRWTHNSKYYQKGSHSRQDSMEPSDLWDDVSNCRCGDRLKTLEQRAKKQHQRCLAHSLVGTPNYIAPEVLLRKGYTQLCDWWSVGVILFEMLVGQPPFLASTPTETQLKVINWENTLHIPLQIKLSPEASDLITKLCCAAEERLGRSGADDIKAHPFFNSIDFSTDIRRQTAPYVPKISHPMDTSNFDPVEEESPWNDTSGDSTRTWDPLASSNSKHTEHAFYEFTFRRFFDDNGYPFRYPKPSGIESSQSEKSDAENKDVVDQTGACQPVYV; encoded by the exons gaGATGGCTGTACGAGCTCTGAAGCAGACAGGCAGCAGAAGCATTGAAGCAGCTTTGGAGTACATTAGTAAGATGGGCTATCTGGATCCTAGAAATGAACAGATAGTACGTGTGATTAAACAGACCTCGCCAG GAAAGGGTATTGTGCCAAATAACGTAGCCCGCAGGCCAAGCTTTGAAGGATCAAATGAGTCTTTTCCGTCCTATCATCAGATCAGTAATACAGCCTATGAAGGGACAAGCTTTGGAACAGAAGGTGCAAATATGCTTAGTGACGTTCCCAGGACATACATGGACTATTTACTCTCTGCTTCTCAGTCTGCAGCCATGAATGCTGCAGTACAAAGACCTTCGGGAGTAGCCTCTCACAGCACACCTGGGAGCCATCAACAAAAAACATATTCTGCAAATATGGACTCTCCTGTGATTAATTATCCAGTGACTAATCACAATAGCCAAGCTTTACAGCTGCAGGCCACTCATGGCTCAAACAGCCCACATTACAGCAGGCAGCATATGATGGTGCAGGGGGAACCTATGGGGTATGGTGTTCAGCGAAGTCCATCTTTCCAAAATAAAATGCAGCAGGAGGGAGGATATGCAAATCTTCCAAATAAAGGGACTGTTCAAAATAACTCTGGTCATGCATTTCAGCAGGCACCAGCCAGTCTGTATATACATACTCATCACAAACAAACAAGCCCTTCCCCTCACCAGATGCATGTGATAGCCAGAGGTCCAGCATTTGCTAATGACTTTTCAGACAGCCCACCACAGAATCTAATAGCTCCATCTAGAAATAGCTTGAACATGGACCTGTATGACATGAATAATCCTCAAGTTCAGCAGTGGCAAACGGCAGCACCATCACACCGTGATTCTTTACAAAACCCAGGAATAGAAACATCCCCACGGCAACATGTATCCTTCAGACCAGATGCCTCAGTGCCAAGCAGAACTAACTCCTTTAacaaccaccagcagcagcaagtgCCGGTATCTATAAGACAGGTTCCTCCAGGAAAACCTGATCCTTCAATTACATCTCCAAATACCATCACAGCAGTCACATCTGCTCATATTCTCCAACCAGTGAAGAGCATGAGAGTGATGAGACCTGAGCCTCAAACAGCTGTGGGGCCTTCCCACCCTGGCTGGCTACCTGCACAAGCCCCACCTGTGGACAGCCTAGAGATCATTGAACAGCACCCACTTCCTGTTGGAGGAGCTAATGCCTACCAACTAGATGTTGATTACAGTAATCAAGAGCCCAGGTGTCCTCCACCACCATATCCTAAGCATCTGTTACTTCCTGGTAGCTCTGAGCAATTTGATATAAACTGTTTGTGCATGGGTGTAGAACAGACCCTCCGGGGAGTCCCCAATTCAACGTGCAATAAAGCTGAGGAAAATAGTGAAAGAAATGACAAAAGCAGCAAAAATGCTAAAGTTGAAAAAACAAGCAAGGATAAAAAGCAGATCCAGACATCTCCTGTGCCAGTGCGAAAAAATGGTAAAGATGAGGAAAAAAGAGAATCCCGAATTAAGAGTTACTCACCATTTGCCTTCAAGTTCTACATGGAACAACATGTGGAGAATGTCCTAAAGACCTACCAGCAAAAAATCAACAGAAGGTTACAGCTGGAGCAAGAAATGGCCAaa GCTGGCCTTTGtgaagcagagcaggagcaaatgAGGAAAATTCTCTACCAAAAGGAGTCCAACTACAACAGACTGAAGAGGGCCAAAATGGATAAATCTATGTTTGTAAAAATCAAGACCCTAGGTATTGGTGCTTTTGGGGAAGTGTGCCTTGCCTGCAAAGTGGATACCCATGCCCTCTATGCCATGAAAACCCTGAGAAAGAAGGATGTACTGAATCGTAACCAGGTGGCTCACGTCAAAGCAGAAAGGGATATACTTGCTGAGGCAGACAATGAATGGGTGGTAAAACTCTATTACTCTTTTCAAGATAAAGAAAATTTGTACTTTGTGATGGACTACATCCCTGGTGGGGACATGATGAGTCTGCTGATACGGATGGAGGTCTTTCCAGAACATCTAGCTCGTTTTTATATTGCAGAGCTCACTTTGGCCATAGAGAGCGTACACAAAATGGGATTTATCCATAGAGATATCAAGCCTGACAACATTTTGATAGACCTTGATGGGCATATCAAACTGACTGATTTTGGGCTCTGTACTGGATTCAGATGGACTCACAATTCAAAGTACTATCAGAAAG GGAGCCATAGCAGACAAGACAGCATGGAGCCCAGTGATCTTTGGGATGATGTGTCCAACTGTAGATGTGGCGATAGGTTGAAAACCTTGGAGCAAAGAGCCAAAAAGCAGCATCAGAGATGTTTAGCCCACTCATTAGTTGGGACCCCCAATTACATAGCTCCTGAAGTACTGCTTCGCAAAG GATACACTCAGCTCTGTGACTGGTGGAGCGTTGGGGTGATTCTCTTTGAGATGTTAGTGGGGCAGCCTCCCTTTCTGGCCTCCACTCCCACAGAAACCCAACTAAAG GTGATAAACTGGGAGAACACACTGCACATTCCCTTGCAGATCAAGCTAAGCCCTGAGGCAAGTGATCTTATCACAAAACtctgctgtgctgctgaggagAGACTTGGAAGAAGTGGAGCAGATGATATTAAGGCCCATCCTTTCTTTAACTCAATAGACTTCTCCACTGATATCCGCAGACAGACAGCTCCCTATGTTCCAAAGATCAGCCATCCAATGGACACCTCAAATTTTGACCCGGTTGAAGAAGAAAGTCCTTGGAATGACACTAGTGGGGACAGTACGAGGACATGGGACCCACTAGCCTCTTCAAACAGTAAACACACAGAGCATGCCTTTTATGAGTTTACTTTCCGAAGGTTTTTTGATGACAATGGATATCCATTTAGATACCCAAAGCCTTCTGGAATTGAATCTAGCCAGTCTGAGAAGTCTGATGCAGAAAACAAAGATGTGGTGGATCAGACTGGAGCCTGTCAACCTGTATATGTGTAA
- the LATS2 gene encoding serine/threonine-protein kinase LATS2 isoform X2, whose translation MAVRALKQTGSRSIEAALEYISKMGYLDPRNEQIVRVIKQTSPGKGIVPNNVARRPSFEGSNESFPSYHQISNTAYEGTSFGTEGANMLSDVPRTYMDYLLSASQSAAMNAAVQRPSGVASHSTPGSHQQKTYSANMDSPVINYPVTNHNSQALQLQATHGSNSPHYSRQHMMVQGEPMGYGVQRSPSFQNKMQQEGGYANLPNKGTVQNNSGHAFQQAPASLYIHTHHKQTSPSPHQMHVIARGPAFANDFSDSPPQNLIAPSRNSLNMDLYDMNNPQVQQWQTAAPSHRDSLQNPGIETSPRQHVSFRPDASVPSRTNSFNNHQQQQVPVSIRQVPPGKPDPSITSPNTITAVTSAHILQPVKSMRVMRPEPQTAVGPSHPGWLPAQAPPVDSLEIIEQHPLPVGGANAYQLDVDYSNQEPRCPPPPYPKHLLLPGSSEQFDINCLCMGVEQTLRGVPNSTCNKAEENSERNDKSSKNAKVEKTSKDKKQIQTSPVPVRKNGKDEEKRESRIKSYSPFAFKFYMEQHVENVLKTYQQKINRRLQLEQEMAKAGLCEAEQEQMRKILYQKESNYNRLKRAKMDKSMFVKIKTLGIGAFGEVCLACKVDTHALYAMKTLRKKDVLNRNQVAHVKAERDILAEADNEWVVKLYYSFQDKENLYFVMDYIPGGDMMSLLIRMEVFPEHLARFYIAELTLAIESVHKMGFIHRDIKPDNILIDLDGHIKLTDFGLCTGFRWTHNSKYYQKGSHSRQDSMEPSDLWDDVSNCRCGDRLKTLEQRAKKQHQRCLAHSLVGTPNYIAPEVLLRKGYTQLCDWWSVGVILFEMLVGQPPFLASTPTETQLKVINWENTLHIPLQIKLSPEASDLITKLCCAAEERLGRSGADDIKAHPFFNSIDFSTDIRRQTAPYVPKISHPMDTSNFDPVEEESPWNDTSGDSTRTWDPLASSNSKHTEHAFYEFTFRRFFDDNGYPFRYPKPSGIESSQSEKSDAENKDVVDQTGACQPVYV comes from the exons ATGGCTGTACGAGCTCTGAAGCAGACAGGCAGCAGAAGCATTGAAGCAGCTTTGGAGTACATTAGTAAGATGGGCTATCTGGATCCTAGAAATGAACAGATAGTACGTGTGATTAAACAGACCTCGCCAG GAAAGGGTATTGTGCCAAATAACGTAGCCCGCAGGCCAAGCTTTGAAGGATCAAATGAGTCTTTTCCGTCCTATCATCAGATCAGTAATACAGCCTATGAAGGGACAAGCTTTGGAACAGAAGGTGCAAATATGCTTAGTGACGTTCCCAGGACATACATGGACTATTTACTCTCTGCTTCTCAGTCTGCAGCCATGAATGCTGCAGTACAAAGACCTTCGGGAGTAGCCTCTCACAGCACACCTGGGAGCCATCAACAAAAAACATATTCTGCAAATATGGACTCTCCTGTGATTAATTATCCAGTGACTAATCACAATAGCCAAGCTTTACAGCTGCAGGCCACTCATGGCTCAAACAGCCCACATTACAGCAGGCAGCATATGATGGTGCAGGGGGAACCTATGGGGTATGGTGTTCAGCGAAGTCCATCTTTCCAAAATAAAATGCAGCAGGAGGGAGGATATGCAAATCTTCCAAATAAAGGGACTGTTCAAAATAACTCTGGTCATGCATTTCAGCAGGCACCAGCCAGTCTGTATATACATACTCATCACAAACAAACAAGCCCTTCCCCTCACCAGATGCATGTGATAGCCAGAGGTCCAGCATTTGCTAATGACTTTTCAGACAGCCCACCACAGAATCTAATAGCTCCATCTAGAAATAGCTTGAACATGGACCTGTATGACATGAATAATCCTCAAGTTCAGCAGTGGCAAACGGCAGCACCATCACACCGTGATTCTTTACAAAACCCAGGAATAGAAACATCCCCACGGCAACATGTATCCTTCAGACCAGATGCCTCAGTGCCAAGCAGAACTAACTCCTTTAacaaccaccagcagcagcaagtgCCGGTATCTATAAGACAGGTTCCTCCAGGAAAACCTGATCCTTCAATTACATCTCCAAATACCATCACAGCAGTCACATCTGCTCATATTCTCCAACCAGTGAAGAGCATGAGAGTGATGAGACCTGAGCCTCAAACAGCTGTGGGGCCTTCCCACCCTGGCTGGCTACCTGCACAAGCCCCACCTGTGGACAGCCTAGAGATCATTGAACAGCACCCACTTCCTGTTGGAGGAGCTAATGCCTACCAACTAGATGTTGATTACAGTAATCAAGAGCCCAGGTGTCCTCCACCACCATATCCTAAGCATCTGTTACTTCCTGGTAGCTCTGAGCAATTTGATATAAACTGTTTGTGCATGGGTGTAGAACAGACCCTCCGGGGAGTCCCCAATTCAACGTGCAATAAAGCTGAGGAAAATAGTGAAAGAAATGACAAAAGCAGCAAAAATGCTAAAGTTGAAAAAACAAGCAAGGATAAAAAGCAGATCCAGACATCTCCTGTGCCAGTGCGAAAAAATGGTAAAGATGAGGAAAAAAGAGAATCCCGAATTAAGAGTTACTCACCATTTGCCTTCAAGTTCTACATGGAACAACATGTGGAGAATGTCCTAAAGACCTACCAGCAAAAAATCAACAGAAGGTTACAGCTGGAGCAAGAAATGGCCAaa GCTGGCCTTTGtgaagcagagcaggagcaaatgAGGAAAATTCTCTACCAAAAGGAGTCCAACTACAACAGACTGAAGAGGGCCAAAATGGATAAATCTATGTTTGTAAAAATCAAGACCCTAGGTATTGGTGCTTTTGGGGAAGTGTGCCTTGCCTGCAAAGTGGATACCCATGCCCTCTATGCCATGAAAACCCTGAGAAAGAAGGATGTACTGAATCGTAACCAGGTGGCTCACGTCAAAGCAGAAAGGGATATACTTGCTGAGGCAGACAATGAATGGGTGGTAAAACTCTATTACTCTTTTCAAGATAAAGAAAATTTGTACTTTGTGATGGACTACATCCCTGGTGGGGACATGATGAGTCTGCTGATACGGATGGAGGTCTTTCCAGAACATCTAGCTCGTTTTTATATTGCAGAGCTCACTTTGGCCATAGAGAGCGTACACAAAATGGGATTTATCCATAGAGATATCAAGCCTGACAACATTTTGATAGACCTTGATGGGCATATCAAACTGACTGATTTTGGGCTCTGTACTGGATTCAGATGGACTCACAATTCAAAGTACTATCAGAAAG GGAGCCATAGCAGACAAGACAGCATGGAGCCCAGTGATCTTTGGGATGATGTGTCCAACTGTAGATGTGGCGATAGGTTGAAAACCTTGGAGCAAAGAGCCAAAAAGCAGCATCAGAGATGTTTAGCCCACTCATTAGTTGGGACCCCCAATTACATAGCTCCTGAAGTACTGCTTCGCAAAG GATACACTCAGCTCTGTGACTGGTGGAGCGTTGGGGTGATTCTCTTTGAGATGTTAGTGGGGCAGCCTCCCTTTCTGGCCTCCACTCCCACAGAAACCCAACTAAAG GTGATAAACTGGGAGAACACACTGCACATTCCCTTGCAGATCAAGCTAAGCCCTGAGGCAAGTGATCTTATCACAAAACtctgctgtgctgctgaggagAGACTTGGAAGAAGTGGAGCAGATGATATTAAGGCCCATCCTTTCTTTAACTCAATAGACTTCTCCACTGATATCCGCAGACAGACAGCTCCCTATGTTCCAAAGATCAGCCATCCAATGGACACCTCAAATTTTGACCCGGTTGAAGAAGAAAGTCCTTGGAATGACACTAGTGGGGACAGTACGAGGACATGGGACCCACTAGCCTCTTCAAACAGTAAACACACAGAGCATGCCTTTTATGAGTTTACTTTCCGAAGGTTTTTTGATGACAATGGATATCCATTTAGATACCCAAAGCCTTCTGGAATTGAATCTAGCCAGTCTGAGAAGTCTGATGCAGAAAACAAAGATGTGGTGGATCAGACTGGAGCCTGTCAACCTGTATATGTGTAA